From Neomonachus schauinslandi chromosome 4, ASM220157v2, whole genome shotgun sequence:
NNNNNNNNNNNNNNNNNNNNNNNNNNNNNNNNNNNNNNNNNNNNNNNNNNNNNNNNNNNNNNNNNNNNNNNNNNNNNNNNNNNNNNNNNNNNNNNNNNNNNNNNNNNNNNNNNNNNNNNNNNNNNNNNNNNNNNNNNNNNNNNNNNNNNNNNNNNNNNNNNNNNNNNNNNNNNNNNNNNNNNNNNNNNNNNNNNNNNNNNNNNNNNNNNNNNNNNNNNNNNNNNNNNNNNNNNNNNNNNNNNNNNNNNNNNNNNNNNNNNNNNNNNNNNNNNNNNNNNNNNNNNNNNNNNNNNNNNNNNNNNNNNNNNNNNNNNNNNNNNNNNNNNNNNNNNNNNNNNNNNNNNNNNNNNNNNNNNNNNNNNNNNNNNNNNNNNNNNNNNNNNNNNNNNNNNNNNNNNNNNNNNNNNNNNNNNNNNNNNNNNNNNNNNNNNNNNNNNNNNNNNNNNNNNNNNNNNNNNNNNNNNNNNNNNNNNNNNNNNNNNNNNNNNNNNNNNNNNNNNNNNNNNNNNNNNNNNNNNNNNNNNNNNNNNNNNNNNNNNNNNNNNNNNNNNNNNNNNNNNNNNNNNNNNNNNNNNNNNNNNNNNNNNNNNNNNNNNNNNNNNNNNNNNNNNNNNNNNNNNNNNNNNNNNNNNNNNNNNNNNNNNNNNNNNNNNNNNNNNNNNNNNNNNNNNNNNNNNNNNNNNNNNNNNNNNNNNNNNNNNNNNNNNNNNNNNNNNNNNNNNNNNNNNNNNNNNNNNNNNNNNNNNNNNNNNNNNNNNNNNNNNNNNNNNNNNNNNNNNNNNNNNNNNNNNNNNNNNNNNNNNNNNNNNNNNNNNNNNNNNNNNNNNNNNNNNNNNNNNNNNNNNNNNNNNNNNNNNNNNNNNNNNNNNNNNNNNNNNNNNNNNNNNNNNNNNNNNNNNNNNNNNNNNNNNNNNNNNNNNNNNNNNNNNNNNNNNNNNNNNNNNNNNNNNNNNNNNNNNNNNNNNNNNNNNNNNNNNNNNNNNNNNNNNNNNNNNNNNNNNNNNNNNNNNNNNNNNNNNNNNNNNNNNNNNNNNNNNNNNNNNNNNNNNNNNNNNNNNNNNNNNNNNNNNNNNNNNNNNNNNNNNNNNNNNNNNNNNNNNNNNNNNNNNNNNNNNNNNNNNNNNNNNNNNNNNNNNNNNNNNNNNNNNNNNNNNNNNNNNNNNNNNNNNNNNNNNNNNNNNNNNNNNNNNNNNNNNNNNNNNNNNNNNNNNNNNNNNNNNNNNNNNNNNNNNNNNNNNNNNNNNNNNNNNNNNNNNNNNNNNNNNNNNNNNNNNNNNNNNNNNNNNNNNNNNNNNNNNNNNNNNNNNNNNNNNNNNNNNNNNNNNNNNNNNNNNNNNNNNNNNNNNNNNNNNNNNNNNNNNNNNNNNNNNNNNNNNNNNNNNNNNNNNNNNNNNNNNNNNNNNNNNNNNNNNNNNNNNNNNNNNNNNNNNNNNNNNNNNNNNNNNNNNNNNNNNNNNNNNNNNNNNNNNNNNNNNNNNNNNNNNNNNNNNNNNNNNNNNNNNNNNNNNNNNNNNNNNNNNNNNNNNNNNNNNNNNNNNNNNNNNNNNNNNNNNNNNNNNNNNNNNNNNNNNNNNNNNNNNNNNNNNNNNNNNNNNNNNNNNNNNNNNNNNNNNNNNNNNNNNNNNNNNNNNNNNNNNNNNNNNNNNNNNNNNNNNNNNNNNNNNNNNNNNNNNNNNNNNNNNNNNNNNNNNNNNNNNNNNNNNNNNNNNNNNNNNNNNNNNNNNNNNNNNNNNNNNNNNNNNNNNNNNNNNNNNNNNNNNNNNNNNNNNNNNNNNNNNNNNNNNNNNNNNNNNNNNNNNNNNNNNNNNNNNNNNNNNNNNNNNNNNNNNNNNNNNNNNNNNNNNNNNNNNNNNNNNNNNNNNNNNNNNNNNNNNNNNNNNNNNNNNNNNNNNNNNNNNNNNNNNNNNNNNNNNNNNNNNNNNNNNNNNNNNNNNNNNNNNNNNNNNNNNNNNNNNNNNNNNNNNNNNNNNNNNNNNNNNNNNNNNNNNNNNNNNNNNNNNNNNNNNNNNNNNNNNNNNNNNNNNNNNNNNNNNNNNNNNNNNNNNNNNNNNNNNNNNNNNNNNNNNNNNNNNNNNNNNNNNNNNNNNNNNNNNNNNNNNNNNNNNNNNNNNNNNNNNNNNNNNNNNNNNNNNNNNNNNNNNNNNNNNNNNNNNNNNNNNNNNNNNNNNNNNNNNNNNNNNNNNNNNNNNNNNNNNNNNNNNNNNNNNNNNNNNNNNNNNNNNNNNNNNNNNNNNNNNNNNNNNNNNNNNNNNNNNNNNNNNNNNNNNNNNNNNNNNNNNNNNNNNNNNNNNNNNNNNNNNNNNNNNNNNNNNNNNNNNNNNNNNNNNNNNNNNNNNNNNNNNNNNNNNNNNNNNNNNNNNNNNNNNNNNNNNNNNNNNNNNNNNNNNNNNNNNNNNNNNNNNNNNNNNNNNNNNNNNNNNNNNNNNNNNNNNNNNNNNNNNNNNNNNNNNNNNNNNNNNNNNNNNNNNNNNNNNNNNNNNNNNNNNNNNNNNNNNNNNNNNNNNNNNNNNNNNNNNNNNNNNNNNNNNNNNNNNNNNNNNNNNNNNNNNNNNNNNNNNNNNNNNNNNNNNNNNNNNNNNNNNNNNNNNNNNNNNNNNNNNNNNNNNNNNNNNNNNNNNGGCTGGCTCTGGGGaccagggctggggggcagggcatacggctggctctggggaccagggctgggggggcggggggggctggctctggggaccagggctggggggcagggcatACGGCTGGCTTGCCCgccaccccccatcccccgccccgtATTCCCAAGCTGCTTCCCGGCACACCCTCCCCTGCTTCACCGTCAGAGCTAAGCGCCAGGCGCACGTAGACCAGGTGCATAGGGCCCTGACACACGGTGCGGCCCTGGATGGAGAAGTGGTATGTGCCACGCGTGTGGTTCAGCACCAGGCGGCGCCGCGGCAAAGACGAAATCATGAGCCACAGGCCAACGCCCACGCCGCACGCGGGGAAGCCCCACGTCTCCTGCTTCAGCACCTGCGGGAGCCACGGGGACCTGAGCCGCCAAGGGCGTGGGGTGGGGCACCGAGAGAGGGGTCCAGCCCCAGGAGGCCGGCCGTGGGGGGCGGGCCGCGGAGCGCAGACCTGGCTCACAAGGCCGAAGCTGACGAGGAAGAGGCAGACGACGAAGAGCAGCGCCCCCTTCCACAGTGTGTCCAGGTAGTACTCGAGCACGAAGACTGCGGGCAGCGCGTCGGCGGCGCGTGAGGACAGCTGGTCCCCGCTCGCAGCCCGCGGTGGCGGGGCCGGCGCCCGGCGGGCCGCACGCCCACGCACGCAGCGCTGGGGCACCGTCGGCGGCCCGCCCCgggcctggccccgcccccacgCAAATCACAGCCCAGATCCAGGCCCCGGCCCCACCCAAGCAGGATTTTccccgggggggaggggaggggggggtcagACAGtgggcccccgccccgcccccgccgcgtgCTGGTTCCGGGCCCACGCGCACCATTGGGCTGCTGTTGTGTGAACGGGTAGAAGCTGTTGTTCTTCAGGCGCTTGGCCAGGTGGCGCTCGGTGCAGAAGAGTCCTAGGGCCCAGAGCTGGAAGCACTTGCCGCCGGAGGTCGTGGGTAGGCCGCTACTGCGGCCCTTGGGGGCCTGGGTTAGGCACAGAGGGTCAGCTGGGCTGCGGGAAGGTTGCCACCGCCCAGGGCTCGCCGTCGCACTGATACCTGGGGGAAGAAAGCCTCCAGGGCTGCGGTCCAGGAAGGAGCGGCCTTCAAACAAAGGGCGGAGGAGGGACACCAGGTGGTGGTCCAGGCTGGGCGAGGCCTGGGTTCTAGAAGTTCTGGGCAGCGGGTTCTAGAAGGGGCTGTTGTGTTGACTACTCTTTCTGCGGGGactccccaggcctggccctgaaGTGAGCACGCACTTCCCTGTGAGTCCCCACACCACCAGAGGCCCCCTGCACAGCCTGGTTCACAGTCCTCACGGGAAGGGAGGATGGCAAGACATCCCAGGCCTGAGCTGGAGAGAAGTCTGCGGGCAGGCTCCCCACACTGAACCCCATGGCTGAGCAGGCCTCCCCCGCCCCATCACTACTTTTGCCCGGGCAGAGCTTCAAACACAACCACAGACAGCTCACTTCAGTGTCCCTGAGGGCAGGATACACACACTCAGTCCAGGATTCACGCCTAGTAGTGAGTGAGCAAGGCATGACCACAGGCAGCCTCAGGAACCCTGGaaggccaccccccaccccaccccacaagCTCTCCGCCAGTTCTAGCCTTGAGTGGTTCCCTCAGGTACAATACCTGTCCTCTCATCCCCGCCTAAAGGACCacacagagttcctaaaaatgttttattgtaacAAAATGCTCAAACATCCAAAATGCGAAAAGGGTGGAGGGCGCCCCTGGCTACCTGAGGGTCAGGGGTCTGGGACTGCCTAGCTGGAGGAGGGCAGGCTGGTGAGCAGCTGCTCCAGGCACCACTGGACTTCCTCCTGGCCTCGGTAGGCCCGCTTCAGGCCCCGAGGAAGGCAGCGGCAGGACTCCAGGTTGAGGTAGAGCAGGCCTGTGCAGCTGCTGATCACAGAGCTGTAGGGGCAGGGCAGGCCATGGGGACTTGAGCCCCTGGCTCCCAGAAGACCCCGGCCCTGGCAGAGCTAGGCCAGTGTAAGGAGCCCTCTCTGCCCAGGTGCCACGGCTGGCTCTGCCACCCACAGCCACCGAGGCCCAAGCCCAGTACCCGTGGTGTCCCTAAGGGCCATCCTAAGCAGGGGCTTGGCCAATATGTGCTCCCCTTTTGGACACCCGAAGCCTGCAAGCCAGGCTTGTTGGGGAGGCAAGCCGTACCGACTCCAAGGGACTGGGGAAGGGGATGCTGACCTGACCGTGCTTGGTGTGACCCGGGTGCCCCTGAGGTTGACAGAGCACAAGGCTGGGGGTGAGCCCCCAGGGGTGGCTGAGAAGGTAGCTAAGGCCTGCTCCAAGTCCTTCTCGCTGAAGCCCTGGCCACTCAAGTCCAGCTCCCGCAGAGTGTGGCACCACTTCTGGGTCAACAGGTGGCTGCCCTCTTTGGCTAGAGTCAGCCGGTCGGACGTGCCATAAAGACCCAAGTGAAGCTGCTCTAGCTCTGGAAGCGAAGAGTGGTCATGAGCTGTGGGGCGGGCAGGAGGTacccacatccctcccacccagccaCCAGCCAGAGAAAGCTGACCCTGACACGGCAGATCATGCAGGCCAGCAGGTGTGATGCGGGCACAGCCACGAAGATCCAGCAGGCGCAGATGAGGGGAGCTGTGGAGCAGGCGGCCCAGGGCCTCATTGCTGACAAAGTTGCAGGTGCAGCCAGCAAGGCAGAGCTCCTCAAGGCTGGGGAAGCCTGGGCCAGGAGTCACCACTCGCCCGGGAGGCTTGGGCAGCCACATCAGGTTCAGCAGCCGCAGCACCTGGAGCAAGGCCCAGGctgcagatggggagggagggtggcaggTGGAAGAGGAGGGGTGGCAGGTACCTGCAGCTGGGGGCAGCCCTTCTGCAGAGCCTCAACAGGCAGCTGGAGAGGAGTGCTGTTGCGATTGATGCCGGTGCTCACCTCCAGGACCTGGAGCTGGGGGCAACAGCTGCCCTGCAGAggtggaagagaacacaggctcAGTGGCCTGGCAGACCCTGGCTCAGCATCCATCTCTGCTTCTGCCTGTCGCCAACCTACCAGCAGCGCACCCAAAATGGCCGTTGTCTGGGAGCTGTAGGTCAGCCACAGTTTGCGCATTCGGGGCCCTGCCTCCTCCAAGAAGTTCACCACGGCTGTGGACTCCACCTGGGAACCCAGCACATGGGTACCGGTCACTCCGGCCCAGGCTTCTTCAGGACCCCTGGGGACCCAGGGCTCACCATGGAGTGCTGTATATCCAGGCTGTGGAGCTGGGGGCAGGCTTTGGCTAGCATGACCAGAGTGTCAGGGGTCACACCATGGCAATCAGAAAGCTTGAGGAAGGTGAGTCGAGGACAGGACTCGCTGACCAGCTGTGGAAGACAGAGCACCAGCAGAGATTGGGTCTCTGTGGTCGGCAAAGGAAAGAAACCAGGGGCTGACACCGaaccctctcctctgcctcagcTAGAGCCTCCTTTCTGCCCCTGGCAGCCAACATGGGAGCTCCACTTCTGACACCTCCCTGCTGAAAGGAACAACAGGAAAGGAGAACCAGGCAGGCATCCCCTGGGGCAACACTGGGCTCCAGGTGCCTGACCCCCTCCCTGGAAGTACCGGGCAACCCCACGTGTCGCCGCTGGTGTGCAGGGCAGCCTAGAGCTCTCACCTTCAACACGGGGTGTACCTGGGACTTCCAGTGGATGAGGGTCAGCCTCTGGAGCTGGGAGAACCTGGGCCgacagcagagggagagctgCATAGTGTTCCCTCGCTGCCCCTCTGTCAGCGTCTCCCCTACCCATCACTTCGGTGTAGGGAGACAGAAATGAGCCTGTGGCTTTCCACAAGCCACAGAAATGAAGTGAGGAGATAGAGAAAAGAGGGAATGTCTCACCGATTGGGCATAAGCCACTCCAGAGAGGCGAGAACCTTCTTCTCGGCCTTGGCTCCGCTCTTGGCGAGGCGGCCAGCCAGCGGGGGCGACAGGGTCACTGTGTGCCAGAGCGCGGGCTGGGAGGAGGCCTCCTGCCAGCGGCGGCACACGCGTGCAGCCCTGGGAGAAAAATCTCTGCTGAGGCGCCGGGCCTTCCGTGGCCGCTGCCGCGGGTTTTCCTAAGAGGAGAGACCTGTCCCCTTTGTTCTCACAACGCTGCGGCCACCTTAGCTCAAAGACAGGCCCTGGGGGCTCTAACTGGACCCCTGAGAGACTGCGCTCTCTCGGCTACGCCCTCTGCCCCCGCCTCAGCCACCCGCTCGGTGGGCAAGAGGGCAGCCTGAGCCATGCTGCTGCGCTCGGTGGGCCTGGGGTACCTGCCGAGGAAAGGCATGGGCCCATCGGCCGCCACCAGCAGCCCGAAAATCTGCACCAGGATTTCCAGGGGGATGCGGTCGCCCCAGCCCGGGTCGGGCCCCTGCTGCGGCTCCGGAGCGGGCGCAGCTCTAGGCCTGGCCTTGGCGGCCGAGGCGCGGGACGCGGGGGGCAGCAGCCGCTGAGTGCGGCGGGCGGCACGCCTCTGCACGCGAGTGCGGGCAGGCCCCGGGCCCGGCAGCACCAGCAGCATGCTGTCCGACTGCAGCAGGTGGTACCCGGAGCCGCTCGGCGCCAGCTGGTCCCACCACCAGTCCTCGGCCGAGCGAGCCCGCGCCCCGGCCGGCAGCGCGCCCCGGACCCTGCGTCGGGCCCGCCGCGCAGCCCCGGGAGCCATAGCTCCCAACTAAACTCCACGGCCGCGGCGTAGCGGAAGAGGCGAAGCCGCCGGGCGGAGGCGGGACCTGAGCCCCGGGCCGACCCCCTGCGCGCAGGTTCAACGCCCGACTTCCGGGGCGGGACTTCCGGCGATGGGCCATGCGGGGGGCTGGCCGTCCCGCGGCTTCCTCCAGTACGTGAGAGCTGGAGTTCTCGCCCGGGCGGAGCCGCGTTTCCCAGCCTCACCGGCTCTGGGCTGAAGCCGCGCTCGTGCGCGGGAGGCGGCGCCCTTGTAGGGCGGCGAGACGACTGGCTGTCGGGCGGCGAGCGCGCAGGTGCAGGATCAGGAGGCGCAGGTCCCCCAGCGCACCGGGCAGCTCTTCGCTGACCACCCGACGCAGCGAGGGGCGGCGCCGGGCCCATCCCTCCCCCCGGAGTCCGACTTCACTCCTGCTGTCCTGGGTCTCGCTGAAGCCTCGGACTCCCACTGGGAAGCAGAAGCAGTAGAGGTGTGCGAGGCGCCGTAGGGGTGCCCCTGTCCCGGAGTCCGTGTCCCTTTTGGGGAGAGGGTGGTGGTGATCGCAGCAACTCAGACCCGAAGATGGAGTCCCTCTTTCCTTGTTTCCCTCTGGGGTCGGGGCTCCTCGGGCCCGGCTTCCTGCTTTTCTGCCTGCAGGCCTAGCCGTGCTGTTTGGTATGTTTGGCCCCTGTCatccccatgccccacccccgGGCACCCTCCGGGTTCCCTGGTCTAGGCGGTCTGGTCCTCTTCTGATTCCAGTTCTGTGTCTTTGACTTGTGATCCCGCATCCCTGTCTGTTTCTTTCAAGATAGGAGAGGTCTTCGGTTCCCAGTAGAGCTGAAGCGTTTTCTTTGGATCTAGGTGGGGAAAGAGGAGCGGGCTGTGACCCTGACCTGTTCTGAAGGGCCCAGCCTTGGGCTGAATGGCAGCACCCCCACTGGGCCGTCTGGTGTTGACCCACCTGCTGGTGGCCCTCTTTGGCATGGGCTCCTGGGCTGCCATCAACGGGATCTGGGTGGAGCTGCCTGTGGTGGTAAAAGAACTTCCCGAGGGTGAGTGGGAGTGCGCAGGGAAGAGGGGTTCAGGTGTGCCAGGTAAGGCGGGTTGCAGCTGCTCATCGTCCCTTTGCACCTAGCCCTGACATggtcttctcccttccctgcagGCTGGAGTCTCCCGTCATACCTCTCCGTGCTTGTGGCGGTGGGGAACCTGGGTCTGTTGGTGGTGACCCTGTGGAGGCGGCTGGCTCCGGGCAAGAGCGAGCGGGGCCCCATCCAGGTGGTGCAGGCACTGGGCGTGGTGGGCACAGCCCTGCTGGCCCCACTGTGGCACCATGTGTCCCCAGTCGCAGGGCAGCTCCAC
This genomic window contains:
- the FBXL6 gene encoding F-box/LRR-repeat protein 6 isoform X1; amino-acid sequence: MAPGAARRARRRVRGALPAGARARSAEDWWWDQLAPSGSGYHLLQSDSMLLVLPGPGPARTRVQRRAARRTQRLLPPASRASAAKARPRAAPAPEPQQGPDPGWGDRIPLEILVQIFGLLVAADGPMPFLGRAARVCRRWQEASSQPALWHTVTLSPPLAGRLAKSGAKAEKKVLASLEWLMPNRFSQLQRLTLIHWKSQVHPVLKLVSESCPRLTFLKLSDCHGVTPDTLVMLAKACPQLHSLDIQHSMVESTAVVNFLEEAGPRMRKLWLTYSSQTTAILGALLGSCCPQLQVLEVSTGINRNSTPLQLPVEALQKGCPQLQVLRLLNLMWLPKPPGRVVTPGPGFPSLEELCLAGCTCNFVSNEALGRLLHSSPHLRLLDLRGCARITPAGLHDLPCQELEQLHLGLYGTSDRLTLAKEGSHLLTQKWCHTLRELDLSGQGFSEKDLEQALATFSATPGGSPPALCSVNLRGTRVTPSTVRSASPSPVPWSRYGLPPQQAWLAGFGCPKGEHILAKPLLRMALRDTTGTGLGPRWLWVAEPAVAPGQRGLLTLA
- the FBXL6 gene encoding F-box/LRR-repeat protein 6 isoform X3, with amino-acid sequence MAPGAARRARRRVRGALPAGARARSAEDWWWDQLAPSGSGYHLLQSDSMLLVLPGPGPARTRVQRRAARRTQRLLPPASRASAAKARPRAAPAPEPQQGPDPGWGDRIPLEILVQIFGLLVAADGPMPFLGRAARVCRRWQEASSQPALWHTVTLSPPLAGRLAKSGAKAEKKVLASLEWLMPNRFSQLQRLTLIHWKSQLVSESCPRLTFLKLSDCHGVTPDTLVMLAKACPQLHSLDIQHSMVESTAVVNFLEEAGPRMRKLWLTYSSQTTAILGALLGSCCPQLQVLEVSTGINRNSTPLQLPVEALQKGCPQLQVLRLLNLMWLPKPPGRVVTPGPGFPSLEELCLAGCTCNFVSNEALGRLLHSSPHLRLLDLRGCARITPAGLHDLPCQELEQLHLGLYGTSDRLTLAKEGSHLLTQKWCHTLRELDLSGQGFSEKDLEQALATFSATPGGSPPALCSVNLRGTRVTPSTVSSVISSCTGLLYLNLESCRCLPRGLKRAYRGQEEVQWCLEQLLTSLPSSS
- the FBXL6 gene encoding F-box/LRR-repeat protein 6 isoform X2, producing MAPGAARRARRRVRGALPAGARARSAEDWWWDQLAPSGSGYHLLQSDSMLLVLPGPGPARTRVQRRAARRTQRLLPPASRASAAKARPRAAPAPEPQQGPDPGWGDRIPLEILVQIFGLLVAADGPMPFLGRAARVCRRWQEASSQPALWHTVTLSPPLAGRLAKSGAKAEKKVLASLEWLMPNRFSQLQRLTLIHWKSQVHPVLKLVSESCPRLTFLKLSDCHGVTPDTLVMLAKACPQLHSLDIQHSMVESTAVVNFLEEAGPRMRKLWLTYSSQTTAILGALLGSCCPQLQVLEVSTGINRNSTPLQLPVEALQKGCPQLQVLRLLNLMWLPKPPGRVVTPGPGFPSLEELCLAGCTCNFVSNEALGRLLHSSPHLRLLDLRGCARITPAGLHDLPCQELEQLHLGLYGTSDRLTLAKEGSHLLTQKWCHTLRELDLSGQGFSEKDLEQALATFSATPGGSPPALCSVNLRGTRVTPSTVSSVISSCTGLLYLNLESCRCLPRGLKRAYRGQEEVQWCLEQLLTSLPSSS
- the TMEM249 gene encoding transmembrane protein 249 codes for the protein MRGQAPKGRSSGLPTTSGGKCFQLWALGLFCTERHLAKRLKNNSFYPFTQQQPNVFVLEYYLDTLWKGALLFVVCLFLVSFGLVSQVLKQETWGFPACGVGVGLWLMISSLPRRRLVLNHTRGTYHFSIQGRTVCQGPMHLVYVRLALSSDAYGSCFFQLVLCGHKLEPLVLVQLSERYEQTEYLGRHIARKLNINYFDYLATSYRHVVRHWPLGATFSPGIVQRKTGPSGKRISQQDLDV